One stretch of Bacteroidales bacterium DNA includes these proteins:
- a CDS encoding (deoxy)nucleoside triphosphate pyrophosphohydrolase, with translation MINVTCAIIRNEDNEVLIVQRGETTDHPLKWEFPGGKLAKGESVEECIIREIKEELSMDIVICGRVPEVEHDYGHKQIKLIPFICDTLDDMPFLSEHLAYRWIAPEELNSIDFSEADIPVAESYYSLVKKENGNRGADRSEEKQSFSTDRELQDMVNRMMSMKEAEWIATSAIENPAIFKKLYEYSFSSDKKLAFRASWTLSKVCDKFPDLIYPYLPEIINRLGQIDNESTQRSFLRIISLSDFARISVKQHGILAEHCFAALKSGFSAIAIKAYSMEILYNLVVIYPELLNELTSTINLLEGEGSAGIVARGNMILKRLAKTPISPKSSLK, from the coding sequence ATGAAGATAATGAGGTGCTGATTGTCCAGAGAGGCGAGACAACAGATCATCCTTTAAAGTGGGAGTTTCCGGGCGGAAAGCTTGCAAAAGGGGAATCCGTGGAAGAGTGTATAATCCGGGAAATAAAGGAAGAGCTTTCGATGGATATTGTAATTTGCGGAAGAGTTCCGGAAGTTGAGCACGACTATGGTCATAAACAGATTAAACTCATCCCATTCATCTGCGATACACTTGATGATATGCCTTTTCTCTCAGAACATCTGGCATACAGATGGATAGCACCGGAAGAGTTGAATTCAATCGATTTTTCTGAAGCAGATATCCCAGTCGCAGAGAGCTATTATTCCCTGGTAAAAAAAGAAAATGGCAACAGAGGGGCTGACCGGTCGGAGGAGAAGCAGTCTTTCTCAACCGACAGGGAACTTCAGGATATGGTCAACAGGATGATGAGCATGAAAGAGGCTGAATGGATAGCCACTTCTGCTATCGAGAATCCTGCCATATTTAAAAAATTGTATGAATACTCTTTTTCATCAGATAAGAAACTGGCTTTCAGGGCATCGTGGACACTCTCAAAGGTATGCGACAAGTTTCCGGATCTTATCTATCCATATCTCCCAGAAATAATAAACAGGCTGGGGCAGATTGATAATGAGAGTACACAGCGATCATTTCTCAGGATAATCTCACTTAGTGATTTTGCAAGAATAAGTGTAAAACAACATGGCATTCTTGCTGAACACTGTTTCGCGGCCTTGAAATCGGGTTTTTCAGCAATAGCAATCAAGGCTTATTCAATGGAGATCCTCTATAACCTTGTTGTTATATATCCGGAATTGCTTAACGAACTCACCTCCACAATTAATCTGCTGGAAGGCGAAGGTTCTGCCGGAATTGTTGCCAGGGGAAATATGATTCTCAAGAGACTTGCAAAAACACCTATAAGCCCGAAATCCAGTCTGAAATAA